From the Sporohalobacter salinus genome, one window contains:
- a CDS encoding ArpU family phage packaging/lysis transcriptional regulator, which translates to MANTKRKSDWYSKVVNHLLNYQEYKQRIEILKYKLDNKLETSAYSCSPGGSSKTNDIFDSTFEKVIDRLESDEAKEFREKSDIVNMIDIALNGLDSLEEYVIKRKYITGRNISDVEIYSDLDFGYSRQKYYDVKDEAIAKIARILGYV; encoded by the coding sequence ATGGCAAATACAAAAAGAAAATCTGATTGGTATAGCAAAGTAGTAAATCACTTATTGAATTATCAAGAGTATAAGCAGAGGATAGAAATACTTAAATATAAGCTGGATAATAAATTGGAGACATCTGCTTATAGTTGTTCTCCTGGAGGTTCATCTAAGACTAATGACATATTTGATTCTACATTTGAGAAAGTAATAGATAGGCTTGAGAGTGATGAGGCTAAAGAATTTAGAGAAAAATCTGATATAGTTAACATGATAGATATAGCATTGAATGGTTTGGATTCTTTAGAGGAATATGTTATTAAGAGAAAATACATAACTGGTAGAAATATAAGTGATGTAGAAATATACTCTGACCTTGATTTTGGATATAGCAGACAGAAATATTATGATGTGAAAGATGAAGCTATTGCTAAAATAGCGAGAATACTGGGATATGTATAA